A genomic stretch from Helianthus annuus cultivar XRQ/B chromosome 1, HanXRQr2.0-SUNRISE, whole genome shotgun sequence includes:
- the LOC110867585 gene encoding uncharacterized protein LOC110867585 — translation MAKSDHHSPPSDPKHSPPSTAAAWGTWEELLLAYAVNRYGTKSWDSISSELRKRSSDPTRFHLSPLHCEQKYNELKQRFNHTDAVDIDDVTTTTTGTAAVPWLEELRNLRVLELQRELQNYDLYISSLQLKVKKLTEESENDVAGETNRNSDLGHETEKDEEPKNEPAEPVEPVVSGDNQSVNGSNGNLETGGEKSENENGTGASPVRTGGENSEPVKSEPEEKEQRTGPDVEASEAPESIAESKSEGKNSDVQSSASKSRKESIDRVRRGSTKGDEIEDQSTDSIPVRSLPLVDFLQKLHKLGSAVFDPRLDRQEKIRYKNLIRQHIDYETLQTRLKEGWYSDGNDKFFRDLLLLVNNTRIFFPKESPESIAAVDLRQLVLKEMISKKKQKSDSKLTDKQTSSKSSNLPPKRATEPADSLLLKPKLNGPIVVCRKRSSITAKAAGSSSGKKEQTDSKNSDKVTDETPKKSRDSFPIIAKKKGKSPVHETPETKPEKKKKLTEAEEKKQSAAKFLNRMKRSNEPLLNSLKSSSERGGSENDSKGEQKKSGGNKGASGSSGGGDGKKDQSGKKSSGGGRQVKEQDSPAKRSVGRPPKRAAVLGNKRNRESVVDSETLDSKQTKKRSKR, via the exons atggccaaatcggaccaccactcaccaccatcCGATCCAAAACACTCGCCGCCGTCTACGGCGGCGGCGTGGGGCACATGGGAGGAGCTCCTCCTCGCCTACGCCGTCAACCGCTACGGCACCAAAAGCTGGGACTCCATCTCCTCCGAGTTACGTAAACGGAGCTCCGATCCGACCCGTTTCCACCTCTCTCCCCTTCATTGCGAACAGAAATACAACGAACTCAAACAACGTTTCAACCACACCGACGCCGTCGATATCGATGACgtcacaaccaccaccaccggcaCCGCCGCGGTACCGTGGCTGGAGGAATTGAGAAACCTCCGAGTGCTGGAACTGCAACGTGAACTCCAGAATTACGATCTATACATCTC GTCTTTGCAATTGAAGGTGAAGAAATTAACCGAAGAGAGTGAAAACGACGTCGCCGGAGAAACGAATCGGAACTCAGATTTAGGGCACGAaactgaaaaagatgaagaaccGAAGAACGAACCGGCTGAACCGGTCGAACCGGTGGTGTCCGGTGACAACCAGTCGGTTAACGGATCAAACGGAAATTTAGAAACCGGCGGTGAAAAGTCGGAAAACGAGAACGGAACCGGAGCGAGTCCGGTTCGGACCGGGGGAGAAAACTCTGAACCGGTGAAAAGTGAACCGGAAGAGAAAGAACAGAGAACCGGACCGGATGTGGAAGCTAGTGAGGCTCCCGAGTCAATAGCGGAGTCGAAAAGTGAGGGGAAGAATTCGGATGTGCAAAGCTCGGCGAGTAAGTCGAGAAAGGAGAGCATTGATAGGGTGCGGCGCGGGTCCACCAAAGGGGATGAGATTGAGGATCAATCGACGGATAGTATTCCTGTTAGATCTCTGCCGTTGGTTGATTTTCTGCAGAAGCTTCATAAGCTTGGCTCGGCTGTGTTTGACCCGCGGCTCGACCGGCAG GAAAAGATAAGGTACAAAAATTTAATCAGGCAACACATTGATTACGAAACGCTACAAACCAGACTCAAAGAAGGCTGGTACTCCGATGGCAACGATAAATTTTTCCGAGATCTTTTACTTCTCGTTAACAATACCCGCATTTTCTTCCCCAAAGAATCCCCAGAATCAATTGCAGCCGTTGATCTTCGACAGCTTGTTCTGAAGGAAATGATCTccaagaaaaaacaaaaaagcgaTTCAAAACTGACCGATAAACAAACCTCGTCAAAGTCCTCAAACTTACCACCAAAACGGGCCACCGAGCCAGCTGATTCGTTACTTCTCAAACCCAAGTTAAATGGTCCGATTGTTGTTTGTAGAAAACGAAGCTCGATAACAGCCAAAGCAGCAGGATCTTCCTCAGGGAAAAAAGAACAAACAGATTCAAAAAACTCTGATAAAGTAACCGACGAAACCCCGAAGAAATCACGAGATTCGTTTCCTATAATCGCGAAGAAAAAAGGGAAATCACCCGTTCACGAGACGCCAGAAACCAAACCCGAAAAGAAAAAGAAGCTAACCGAAGCAGAAGAAAAGAAGCAGAGTGCCGCTAAATTTTTGAACCGAATGAAACGGTCCAATGAGCCGTTGCTAAACAGTTTGAAAAGCTCGTCGGAACGTGGTGGTTCTGAGAACGATAGTAAAGGAGAGCAGAAGAAAAGTGGCGGAAACAAGGGCGCGAGTggtagtagtggtggtggtgatgggaaGAAAGATCAATCAGGCAAGAAGAGTTCGGGTGGTGGACGCCAAGTTAAGGAACAAGATAGTCCGGCGAAGAGGAGTGTTGGTCGGCCGCCAAAGAGGGCGGCGGTTTTGGGTAATAAACGGAACCGCGAATCGGTGGTGGATTCGGAGACGTTGGATTCAAAACAGACCAAAAAAAGATCAAagaggtga